The Gracilimonas sp. genome includes a region encoding these proteins:
- a CDS encoding histidine kinase dimerization/phosphoacceptor domain -containing protein, translated as MTKKKESFRVLLVEDNESHAELFKRKLHELEEDILITKTDSRDVLISAVKKDEVDLVLCDYYLPGYSGLEALSVVREINQELPFILISGYIPEKLAVEAMREGASDYIMKDKTDRLLPAVVRELRNYSRLKESQRILTKNQKTINRAYQLAAIGHWEYDVKQDKRFWSDTVKSIHRVDDNFDPNAETTFPFIRDEHARDLLLNALNESIENGAPYETELEVQTPDGEQRWVRIMWESEMEKGECIRILGSVQDIHDEKLRKGKLEEALKEKNTLLNEIHHRVKNNLAVISGMLHLQAFGENDERLQSKLFDSVSRINSMAAVHEILYKSETFSRLDFSESMNKLVSGITSVFQSDTDLNVHLNIDKNLELNINQAIPLSLTINEVITNTMKHAYGKDESGDLHISLTNEGDNIQLVIEDFGKGIPDNFEPDDNTLGFNLISALTEQLEGTFTYKGTGKGTKFELCFARSEKKGSSSALN; from the coding sequence ATGACAAAAAAGAAAGAATCTTTCAGGGTATTACTGGTTGAGGATAATGAATCTCATGCTGAACTATTTAAAAGAAAATTACATGAGCTTGAAGAGGATATTCTTATCACAAAAACGGATAGCAGAGATGTACTTATCTCAGCTGTAAAAAAAGACGAAGTTGATCTGGTTTTATGTGATTACTACCTCCCCGGGTATTCTGGGTTGGAAGCTTTGAGTGTGGTGCGGGAAATTAATCAGGAGCTACCGTTCATCTTAATCTCCGGTTATATACCCGAGAAATTAGCTGTTGAAGCTATGAGAGAAGGTGCCTCAGATTACATCATGAAAGATAAAACTGACCGGTTACTGCCGGCTGTTGTTAGGGAGCTAAGAAATTATTCCCGGCTGAAAGAAAGCCAAAGGATCCTCACTAAGAATCAGAAAACCATAAACAGAGCTTATCAGCTGGCTGCAATCGGGCACTGGGAATATGATGTAAAACAAGACAAGAGGTTCTGGTCAGATACGGTAAAATCAATCCACAGGGTTGACGATAATTTTGATCCTAATGCTGAGACCACCTTCCCTTTTATCAGGGATGAACATGCCAGAGACCTTTTGCTGAACGCATTAAATGAATCCATTGAAAACGGCGCACCCTATGAAACCGAACTTGAAGTTCAAACTCCGGACGGGGAGCAACGATGGGTACGAATCATGTGGGAAAGTGAAATGGAAAAGGGTGAGTGCATCCGAATTTTGGGAAGCGTTCAGGACATTCATGACGAGAAGCTGAGAAAAGGGAAACTGGAAGAAGCCCTCAAAGAAAAGAACACTCTTCTTAATGAAATTCACCACCGGGTAAAGAATAATCTTGCTGTAATTTCCGGAATGTTGCATTTGCAAGCCTTCGGAGAAAATGATGAGCGGCTTCAGAGTAAATTATTTGACAGTGTGAGTCGGATCAACTCAATGGCAGCAGTGCATGAAATCCTGTACAAGTCGGAAACTTTTTCGAGATTAGACTTCAGTGAAAGTATGAACAAGCTTGTATCAGGCATTACCTCTGTATTTCAATCTGATACCGACCTCAATGTTCATCTGAATATTGATAAGAACCTGGAACTGAATATCAACCAGGCTATCCCCCTTTCTTTAACCATCAATGAAGTTATTACCAATACCATGAAGCACGCCTACGGGAAAGACGAATCCGGTGATTTGCATATTTCGCTCACAAATGAGGGCGACAACATACAGCTGGTGATTGAAGATTTTGGTAAAGGCATTCCCGATAATTTCGAACCGGACGATAATACGCTGGGTTTCAATCTTATTAGCGCCCTTACCGAGCAATTGGAAGGCACCTTCACCTACAAAGGAACCGGAAAGGGCACCAAATTTGAATTGTGCTTTGCAAGGTCTGAAAAGAAAGGCAGTAGCAGCGCTCTTAATTAA
- a CDS encoding TaqI-like C-terminal specificity domain-containing protein: MFDYKLNHHWKNGRVERKPAGKESQRIQEALFHEKKFLIENCLFGVDINPNSVKICRLRLWIELLKHAYYTSGPQEIPDQVRDDNNEEALSPYSELEVLPNIDINIKQGNSLVSRFGLDEDLSSIFKKSEHSLHDYKQAVRNYRETRDRNEKQRLQTLIDDIKAEYSENLLNNKPINKKLSKARGKLELMQNEDLFGEGKATKKELKKQEKKVTKLEEQKAEEEAGAFYREAFEWRFEFPEVLDEDGKYTGFDVVIGNPPYVRQEALGDIKPFLKTHFEVYAGTADLYAYFIEQGVKLNKENGYFHYIVANKWMRANYGKPLRTWLQQKQITAITDFGDLPVFEEATTYPCLLEIKKSDNPTVFKALEVENLPVEDFDVLEEENGFEVDANKLSEEGWSLVPLKTQKLLEKLRKAGTPLGEYVNGKIHYGIKTGYNKAFVIDEETKDRLIDEDASSAEIIKPFLAGRDIKRYQQPDQENYLIFTRRGTDLDKYPAIKKYLEGFKKELEPRPKDVPSEDWPGRKPGTYQWYEIQDGVDYYKEFEKPKIIYAEIATRGQFMIDEDNMYVDTTSFILGNSSYNLLGVLNSKLWTFMFSQISSEIRGGYYRWKSQYLEVMPLPKVLDDSNEIGSLVNQILTAKKENPEADTGALEAEIDQLVYQLYGLTEEEIAIVEESVG, encoded by the coding sequence TTGTTTGATTACAAGCTCAATCACCACTGGAAAAACGGCAGGGTAGAACGCAAACCCGCCGGTAAAGAAAGCCAGCGTATTCAGGAGGCGCTGTTCCATGAAAAGAAATTCCTGATTGAAAACTGCCTGTTTGGGGTAGATATCAATCCCAACTCGGTAAAAATATGCCGCCTCCGCCTGTGGATCGAACTGCTGAAGCACGCCTATTATACATCCGGCCCGCAAGAGATCCCGGATCAGGTCCGGGATGACAACAACGAAGAGGCTCTTTCTCCCTACTCCGAGCTCGAAGTCCTCCCCAACATCGACATCAACATAAAGCAGGGGAACTCGCTGGTAAGCCGGTTCGGGCTGGATGAAGACCTCAGCTCCATCTTCAAGAAAAGCGAGCACTCGCTGCACGATTACAAGCAGGCCGTACGCAATTACCGCGAAACGCGCGACCGAAACGAAAAGCAGCGCCTGCAAACGTTGATTGACGATATAAAAGCCGAATACAGCGAAAACCTGCTGAACAACAAACCCATTAACAAGAAACTGAGTAAAGCCCGCGGTAAGCTGGAGCTGATGCAGAACGAGGATTTATTCGGGGAAGGCAAGGCGACGAAGAAAGAGCTCAAAAAGCAGGAAAAGAAAGTTACCAAACTGGAAGAGCAGAAAGCCGAGGAAGAAGCCGGCGCCTTTTACCGGGAAGCCTTTGAATGGCGCTTCGAATTTCCGGAAGTGCTGGACGAAGACGGGAAGTACACCGGCTTTGATGTGGTGATTGGGAATCCGCCTTATGTACGGCAGGAAGCCTTAGGCGATATAAAACCCTTTCTGAAAACTCATTTTGAGGTATATGCGGGAACCGCAGATTTATACGCTTACTTTATTGAGCAAGGGGTGAAGCTGAATAAAGAAAATGGCTACTTCCATTACATTGTAGCCAACAAATGGATGCGGGCAAATTATGGAAAGCCGCTCCGAACCTGGCTACAACAAAAACAAATTACAGCCATTACCGATTTTGGGGATTTACCTGTATTTGAGGAAGCCACCACTTACCCGTGTTTATTGGAAATAAAAAAATCTGATAACCCAACGGTATTTAAAGCGCTGGAAGTGGAAAACCTGCCGGTAGAAGATTTTGATGTACTGGAAGAAGAAAACGGATTTGAAGTAGATGCTAACAAACTGAGCGAAGAAGGCTGGTCGCTGGTTCCGTTAAAAACTCAGAAATTATTGGAGAAGTTAAGGAAAGCCGGAACTCCATTAGGTGAATATGTGAATGGAAAAATCCATTATGGTATTAAAACCGGCTACAACAAAGCATTTGTGATTGATGAAGAAACCAAAGACCGACTTATTGATGAAGATGCTTCCAGTGCAGAAATTATTAAACCTTTTTTGGCTGGACGAGATATCAAACGATATCAGCAGCCGGATCAAGAGAATTATTTAATCTTTACAAGAAGAGGGACAGATCTTGATAAATATCCGGCAATAAAAAAATATTTAGAAGGCTTTAAAAAAGAACTTGAACCCAGACCAAAAGATGTGCCAAGTGAAGATTGGCCGGGAAGAAAACCTGGAACTTATCAGTGGTATGAAATACAGGATGGCGTAGATTATTACAAGGAGTTTGAAAAACCCAAAATAATTTACGCTGAAATAGCAACAAGAGGACAGTTCATGATAGATGAGGACAATATGTATGTTGATACAACCTCATTCATATTAGGAAACTCATCATATAATTTACTCGGTGTATTAAATTCCAAGCTTTGGACCTTTATGTTTTCACAAATTAGTTCAGAGATTAGAGGAGGATATTATAGATGGAAGAGTCAATATCTTGAAGTAATGCCTTTACCAAAAGTTTTGGATGATAGTAATGAAATTGGAAGTCTTGTCAATCAAATCCTCACCGCCAAAAAAGAAAACCCCGAAGCCGACACCGGCGCGTTGGAGGCGGAAATCGATCAGCTGGTGTACCAGCTCTACGGCCTCACCGAAGAAGAAATAGCCATCGTGGAAGAGAGTGTGGGGTAA